The Pseudomonas sp. SCA2728.1_7 DNA segment CGAGCGTCAGTTCCGCGCCCAAGGCATTGGCGGCCGCTGGCGTGCCGGCGCCGGTGAGCGTCAGGTTGTTGCCGGCCTTGAGCAGGTTGACCGAAGCGGCCTCCCCGGTCAGCAAGGGTGTGCTCAGGTTGAGATTGCCGCCGCTGTAGACATAGCCCTTGACTGGATCGTAAGCGCCCTGTTCCTGGTACACCGCTAGGCTGCCCTTGTGATTGGCGGTGATGCGCTCACTGGCGCTGAGGTTGACGTTGGCAAAACCCAGCGCCAGCCGATTGTTCTGCTCCAGACCGCTGGCCTGCGGATTGGGGCCGTAACCGAATTCGATGCGCTGCGCCTGAATATCGAGAGTGCCGCGGCCCGTGCCGGCGCCGCCAGTGATGACGGCGCCGGGATGCTGGCTGGCGCCGTTCCAGATCAGATTGGCGGTGCGAATGGACGCCACGTCAGCGCTTTCACCCAAGCCGTAAATGGCTGGCGTGGTGAATATCAGGTTCTGCAATTTACTCACGCCCGTTTGCGCGTCCAGCGTATCGAGGCTGACGTTGCCGTAAAAGTTGAACGCATCGCGGCTGGTCAGGCTCAAGGTTTCCAGCGCGGGTGCAGCAAACTGCGTATCACCGCGCAACAGGCGATCGAGCACGTTCTGGTTCAGGGTCAGACCGGTCGGCACGCGGTTGCCGGCAGCGCTCAAGGCTTCGGCGCTGCCAGCGTTGACGGCGCCGACAGCCAGGGCCAGATGGCGGGTGCCGAAGCGTACCGACTCATCGAGTTCAAACTGCTTGTCGGTGGCGGCGGTAATGCTGCCGTTGGAATAGAGCAGCGTCGGGTTGTTACAGACGGTCGTCGGGCACTTGCCAATACGAATGTCGCCCGCACCGGAAGTACCTTCCGCTACCGCAGGCGCCAGGACGTTGGTCCAACCGTTCGACACCATCAGCAGCGCGGCCGCCCCCGGCTGGTAGATGAAACCACTGCTGGAGTCGTACGGCGCGTTGCCACGGCCCAGGGTGTTGATCCCCGAGCCGGCTTCGAGGGTAATGCCACCATCGCTGCGGGCGGTGCGCAACAGCACCTCGGGCGCCGACAACATCGCCCCTTCGCGCAGGGTGATCGACGTCGTGTAGCCAGTGAACGAGATGATATTGCCCGCGCCGCTGTAATCGATCAGCGGTTGCGCGCCGAGGGTCAGGCGCCCGGCATTCAGACCGTTGAGGCTGTCGGCATACAGCGACACGCCAGTGAAACCGTCGGTGCGCGAATGCCCGGCGCCGAGAATTTCAAAGTCCATTGCCCCGCGTACCGTGGCCGTTCCGACCACCCCGCCGGCGGCCGGGGCGAATAACGCGCGGCCGTTGAAATCCAGGGCAACGTCCTGCTCGGCACCTGGCATCAAATACAGATTCAGCGATTTGCCATCCATAGGGGCCAAGGCCCGGGGCACGCCACGCCGTGTCGCGTCACTCTGGATGAATTGGCTGAAACCGGTCTCGTTGTACTGCGAATAACGGCGCAGGACATCCGCAGACGTCAGAATGACCTGGCTGGGCAGGCTGTTACGCAGCCCGGTGTTGGCAATCGACATCTGCCCCGAACGGGTCCACGAACCATTGCGCATCTGCAACGCGTCGTTGCTGACGCCTGCTGTGGCCTGACCATTGACTTCGACCCGGAACGCCCCGGGCAGCAAGGCAAAGGTCGAGGGCAGCAATGTGTAGGTGCCCGCCGCCAGACCCGGCACGCCGGCACCGAGGGTAATCTGCTGGCCGATGCGCGGGTCGACCGCCCCAGCCTCGGCGAGCATCGGCGCGTAGTCACTCTGATTGCCCGGCACGATGGCGTACACCGGATTGCTGGCAAGGCCCGGCAGGCTGAAGGTGCCGTCATTGGCGTTGCGCACCAGCGGGTTGTAGCGGGCATCGGTAGAACCGCCGCGCCCGGAGACAAACCCGGCGCCGCGCAGATCACCGCCACCGGACAAATCAATCAGCGCGCCGCTCTGTACATCGACATAGCGCGAGGTCAGCGTCACCCCGGCCGTGTCCGCACTGATGCCCTTGAGCTGAACGGATTTGCCAGCGTAGCGATAGTCGATGCCGTCGGTGGTTCCGCCATACGGCATGACCAACCCGGCGGCGCTGACCGAAGTCACGCTACCCGGCAGCAGGTGCAGCTCGCGGGTATTGACCACCGTCTCACCGCCAAGGCTGATCATGCCCATCGGTGCGCGGATTACCCCGCCTTGTTCAATGCGCCCGGCCGCCAGTGTCAGGTTGCCAAACACCGAATACGGCAACGCGGCCGGTGCGGCCCCGCTGCTGCTGATGCGCAAGGTGCGAGCCGGATCGGCACCGGGGATCACGCTTTGGTAGCCCACCCGCACCTCGGCGGTGACATCGCTGGCAGGATAGATCTGCGCGGCACGCAGGTTGAGGTCGCCCGGTGTCCACAGTTCGGTTTTCTCGACATAACCGGTCGGCGCCAGAAAGCGCAGGTCACCACGGCTTTGCAGGGAGACCTGATCAAAGCCACGACGCGTCACCTGCAAGTCCGCACCCGTGAGCTGGACAATATTGCCCGCGGTACCGAACGACAGGCTGTTGCTCAGGTCCAGTTGATCCGCACTGGCATTGAATTGCCCCATCGATACACGCGTAGTCGGCGTGTTCATCACCCGTGGCCGAAGGTTGCCCGGCGCCTCGAAATACTTGCCCGTACCCGACAGGCGCAGGTAGGGCGCAGACAGGTCGATACGCGCATTGTCTTGCGCGCCTTCGGCCAGCGAAATCGCGCCGGCATACAAACTCAGACTTTGCTGCATGTGCAGATTGACGTCCCCGTCGAACGACAGCAGGCCGTTGCTCAGCACACTCAGATTATCGAACCCGCCAGCCATCAACCGGTCGGCACTCAGGCGGGCACGCCCGTATTGCAACGCGGGCGCCGCTTCTCCCGGTTGCACATCGGCCGGCAACAGGGCATCAGCGGTTTGCTGGCTGATGATGATTTCGCGCGGCACGCGCACCTCATTGCTGGCGTCACTGCGCAGATAACTCGGCGTCTCCAGGGCGATCTCCAGGCGCCCACCCGCCGCACCGACGCCACCGGCTGCCGCGCGCAGGTCGCCGTCGATGAACAGGCCGTTATAGGAACTCAAGGAAATTCGCCCGCCGTCCGTAGCGACCGCCGTCGGCCCCTGCCCGGCGATATCCAGCAGCGCCTGCGCACCGGATGCGTCAAGCCGCGCGCCATTGCGCACGACGACATAGGCATCGGCCGCCGTGGCGGTGGCCTTCCTCGCATCGGTTTCACCGCCAATGATGATGCTGCCGCCCTTGCCCACCAACCCATACACCCGGCCCAGCGCATCCACGCCCGTGGCAGCGCGCCCGGCGACATCGAGCACGGCGTGGTCGCCGATCCAGATCGTGCGGTTGTGGGCATCTTTGTCAGCGACTTGCGAGGCCTCGGCGACATTCATCGAGCCGAACTGCTGCTGGCGAATGTCGATGATGCCGCCCCAGGCATTCAACTCACCGTCGACAGTAATCTGTCCGGCGCCGCGCACGTTGATGCTTTGCCCCGGGTCGACACTGATGCGCGAGCCCTGGCCAAGGGTTAACGCATTACGCGCAGGATCGCTCAACGCCACCTCGCTGGAACCGGCCTGCAAGCTCAGGCTGGCACCCGCGCGTTGCGTCAGTTGCGCCTTGCCCGGATTGTCCTGATAGAGCGTCGGCGTCCACAGTTCCAACGCCTGTTGCGGGGCGACACCGCTGGCCTGACTGGCTGCCGCGTCAGCAAACCGGTAAACCGGCATCAGCACGTCAATCAGCGTGTTGTCCGCAACGTCCAGGCGGTTGAGCCCGATCAGGTTGTAGGCCGAAAAGCCCTTGTCGAACAGATCTGCTTGCAGCTGCAAGGTATTGTCGGCGAGATCTTTGTCGGTCTGGCCGATCAGCACATTGCCGGCCTGAATCAACAGGCTGCCACCGCCCGTCACACCGTAGCCACGCAACTGGCCAGCGAGGCGCAGATGACTGTCACCCGGCGCTGACAACGCACTGGACTCCAGCGTCATGTCACCGCCCTTGCCCCCCCGAGTCTTGCCGTTGGCCAGGATCGCGCCGCCGGAGGACACGTCGAGCAGGCTGCCGGTGCCGATTTCGATGTCGCCGCTGCTGCGGATCGAAATGACGCCACCGTCCAGATACGCAAGACTGCTCGCGTCATCCGGGTCAGTGCGCAAATTGCTCCACAGCCCCCGGGTGTCCAGTTGCACTTTTTCCGCCACGCGAACACCTGTGGTCGTGCCCGCAGGCGCAACGATGCGGGTATCGGTGACACGGTCGGTATTGAGCTGGTTGAGCACGTTGCCCACATGCAGGCTGCCGCCCCGCGCAATCAGGTCGGCGTTGACCTGCACCTGCGGCGCGTAGAGGGTGATATCGCCACCGTTGCCGACCGTCACGGCGCCGTCCACGCCGATGTGCTCTTTGGCGGCGACCTTCAGTGCGCCCAGTTGCCAGTCACTCAGTTGTGCGGCATCGAGAAACAGCTTGCCATTGCGCGCCTCGGACACCACGCCGGTCAGGCCCGCGTCGTTATCGCCGAGCGGACGCTCAATGCCGATCTGCACCTGATCGAGCAACGGACTGAGGCCATAGAGCACGCCACCCGCCGCCGCGACGTAGGCGGCATCGTAACCACCGACAATCAACTGCCCGCGCCGCGCGAGTGCGGTCTGACGCTGCGCGTAGCCATCGAGCACGGCACGCGGCGCCTGAGTCTGGCGCTCGCCCTGATAAACCTGCCCCAGCAGTTGCCCGTCGAGCACCGCGTTACGGGTGCCGATCACCAATTGCCCGGCATCGCGACCCACGGTGTAGCCCGCCTCCAGGCGCTTGGTCGGTGCGATCAGCGGATTGTAGTAATAGCTCGTCTGACCCCAGCGTTCGCTGCTGTCTTCATAACCGTTGTACAGACCGCTGTAGAGCAGATCGCCTGGCGCCTTGGACAATTCGTAGAGATGCCCGTCAGCACCGCGCAACCAACTCTGGCGAATCTCGCCACTTTGCACATCGAGCGTGCCGCCAGACAGGTTGATCAACGACCCCTTCTCGGTCACCACGTCATTGCCGGCGAAATTTACCGTCCCGCCCTGGGCCATCCATTCACCGATGCTGTGGCCCTGGGTGCCAAGGTAACCACCGACTTCGAGCAACCCCCCTGCCGTGTACCAGCGATCCGTGGCGTAACCGTTGGTGCCGGCGGGCACGTAGACCAGTTCACGCACATCAACCCAGACGTCGTTGCTGTTCAGCGCAGCTTTGTCGCGGTTGCCCGAAGCGTCGCGCTGTTCGTTGCCCTGCACATTGATCTTGATGCTGTTGGATTCCATCGCGACTTTCACGCCGATGGCGCCGGAAACGTCGATCAGCGCACCGTCGCGCACCAGGCTGCGACGCTGCGCGGCCACGGCGATTTGTCCGCCCGTGGCCAGGGTAATCGAACCGTTCTGGAACTCGACGCTGCCACCACTCTGGATGTCGATGCGCGATTGGTCACTGCGAATCGAATTGGTCGGGGTAACGGCGGTCAGTGCGGACTGATGCTGGCTGTCGAGGGCCGTGAGGTCACTGCTGTCGAGCATGATCGCCGTGGCACTGCCCTGCCCCAGCGTCACGCTGCCTTGGGTGTCCGTCGCCGGGTTGAGCAGATGAATCGTGCCGCGCGTGGCGACCGATGTGCTGGCGAGCAATACGCCGTTTTGCACGACCTCATGGCCGGTCAGGGTGATGTCGCCGGTCGCGGCCTGAATCAGTCCGTTGTTGCTGACCTTGCCGGCAACGCTGGCGGCTTTGAAGCCCGGCGTGACTTCGTTGCCGAACGTCGTGGAGAAGCCGTTGCCTTCGGTGCCCGAACCCTTGCGAATATAAAAGCGATCCCCCGCCCCCAGCACGGTCTGGCCCTTGGCGGTGTTGATGCTGCCGTCGTTCTGCACTTCGCTGCCCAACAGCAAGGCATAACCGCCGGCGTCGGTGGACTTCGCCGGTCGCGCGGTTTCAATGGACGCCCCGCGCTCCACCAGCACTTTGCCCACCGCGTCGGTGAACGTCGGCTGGCTGGCGCTGCTGTCGAAATACAGGCCGCGATCACGGAACTGGATATCGGTGATGTTGGCGGCGGCCGCCACCAGGTTGCGCACGTTGACCTGACTGGTGCCGCTGAAAACGATGCCGTTGCGGTTGATCAGCATCACCGTGCCGTCGCCCTTGATCTGCCCCTGAATCTGACTGGCGCGTGCACTCGGATCGTTGACCCGGTTGAGCACCGCCCAATTCGCTTGCTGGGCAAATTCAACGCTGGTGTTACGCCCGACGTTGAAGGTTTCCCAGTTGAGAATGGCTTTGTCGGCGGTTTGCTCGATCTTCACCGTGGTCTTGCCGTCGGCCTGAGTCTGTTGCGGGCCTTTCGCGTTCTGCCAGCCCTGGGTGAGGCTGTTGTCGACCTTCAGCCCCCCCTCGGCCAAACCGTCCGGAACAAACTGCACCGAGCCCAATGCCGTCGCGCGTCCGGCCGCTTGCGCCGCTTGCTGTGCAGCAATCGCGGCGACGGTGTTGTTCAAGGTCTGAATCGAACGCTGCAGCTGTTGGTTGGCCTTCTGCTGTTGCGCCAGCGGCGGCGTCATCCCCGGCAAACCGCCGGTGCTGGGCCGTGCAGCGCTCGCCTGCTGCGCCGCGCCCTTGGCGGCAAACCATCCCGAACTGAAAGCAGTGGCCGCCTCGGCGCTGCCCGCCACCAGACACAAGGCAATCGCCTGCGCCAACGGCTTGAGCATCCACAGCGCCGGATCGACGACAAGACGCTGTTGAGGCTGGACACGGGTACTGCGACGGGATGGGCGAGCGAGCATCACTACGAGATCCTTTTGGGTTGCCACACGAGGCCGCAGGTCGGGTGGACCCTGCTGTTATGACATAGGCGGTTGGCGAAGGCCGCGACCGAACGGATGTCACACAAACTTCATGATTGAGGAGTAGATCGGCCAAAAAAAAGCAGCAGCCCGAAGGCTGCTGCGATTGCATTGCGGTTGAAGCGAGGCTTACAAAGGACGACCGATAGCGTTGCAGACGCTGGCGTTGTTGATGTCCAGGTTGTTGCCCGAAGTGTTGGTGACGAAGTTGGCGGTCACAGCGGCTTTCCAGTTGGTTGGAACCGGAGTGAAGCTGTGCGCGATGGTGGCAGCGTTGTTGCCCGGGTTGCTGTAGTGAGTGGTCAGGAAGCTACGGACATCGTTGGCCACGGTTGCATCCTTGTAGCACTGGCCGAAGATGAAGTTGGTGTAAGCGACGATCGGGTAGCCGCTCGCCGGGTTAGGCACAACCGGTACCCACTGCGCCGGGTTGGCAGGCGCGGCTGGCAGAGCGGCCGAACCCAATGCCAGGGAAACGTTGGCAGTGGTTGGCTGCACGCCGTTGACGCGGGCAACAACAGCGTTGCTCGCGGCGTTCACACCGTCCGGACCGACATAACCGATCGAACCGTCAACGGCGTTGACCTGGGTGGCGACGTCAGACGTACCGGCAACACCCACCCAGTTCGCTGGCAATGCGGAGCCGGCTGGCAGGCGAGCGTTGGTGAAGGTGGAGTTGGTGGCGAACTTGGTCGGGCAGATCGAGTTCAGGTGGCGAGTGAGGATTTCCGAAGTACCGCTGGAAACGTTGCGATAAACAACGCGAATCGGCGTGGTGTCGGCAGTACCCAACAGTGCACCCCAAGTGGTTTTGGCGCCCGAGAAGGCATCACACAGCTGAGTGCTGGTCAGGTTCAGCGCGGTCTGGCCAGACTTTTTGTAAGGAATGGCAACCGAAGTGGCCACCGAAGGCAGTTGGATCAGCGGGCCGTACGAAGCGCCGTAGGTGCTGTTGTAGGTGCTGATTTCCGTAGCGCTGAGGATCGAGTCGCTACCGGCGAAGTGCACCGAACCGGTGGTGCTGAACAGTGCGGAGTTGTTGGTCAGGAAAGCCGTTTTGCCAGTACCGCTACCGGTGCCCAGGTAGCTGAAGTTGGCTGGCAGGATGCTGTTGGCAGAACCTTTGTACAGAGCGGCAGGCAGAGTCGCGCCACCACCGGTAACGTTGGCGGCCATGGCCTGGGCGGAAGCCAGAGCGGCGACAGTCAGTGAGGCTGCGATCAGAGTGCGCTTGAACATGAAGAATCTCCTTTTCAACTAGGTTGTGAACACAGGTTTTCGGGTGACTTGCATGACACTGGGAGGACTCACCGGGGCCCTCGCTAGCGTTGGCCTTGGTTAAGTCGCACTGAGAAATTCGCAGTTTCCGGTGACAGATAAAGGAAAAAACCTCGGGAGGTGCGAGCTGTTTCTGAAGGGATTTTCTCGGGTGTTTGCCGGGTGCAGCGCAGGGTCTGGATCAGCGGTTTGGCGGAATCGGGCTGGAGGCAGTGGCGGGTGGTTGCAGATGACAGAAAGGAGAACCCGAGGATGGTTCTTTTGAGGGTCGGGTGATGCTGAAGTCCTGGAAAAAAGATTGGATTATTTGTTGCCCTGACTGGCCCCATCGCTGGCAAGCCAGCTCCCACAAGGAGCCAAGTTGTCAATGCGATCTGCGACACAACACAAGAACCTGTGGGAGCTGGCTTGCCAGCGAAGGGGCCAGGTCAGACACCCTAAAAACATCTGACACACCACTACTGGATCAACTCAGTGCTCGCAATGATCGAATGCCATTTACCTCACAACACAGAACCCTGTGGGAGCGAGCCTGCTCGCGAAGGGGCCCGATCAGACACCATCAAAACCGGCTACTGGACCAGTTGGTTGATCTCAATGATCGGCAACAACACCGCCATCACAATCACCAGCACCACCCCGCCCATCACCACAATCATCAACGGCTCCAGCAACGCGGTCATGCCCATTGCCCGGCGTTCGATATCACGCGACAGGGTTTGCGCCGCACGCTCGAGCATCGGTGGCAGCGAACCGGTTTTTTCGCCACTGGCGATCAGATGAATCAGCACCGGTGGGAAAACATTCTCCACCCGCAACGCTGCCGCCAGGTTGACGCCCTCACGCACCTTGGCCGTCGCCTCAGTGACGCTCAGGCTCAAGCGGTCATTGGACAGCGTCTGTCGCGCCGCTTCCAGCGCACGCAGCAACGGCACCCCGGCGCCGCCGAGAATCGCCAGCGTCGAGGCAAAACGCGCGGTGTTCAGCCCCAAGATGAAACGACCGAAAAGCGGCAACTTCAGCACCCGATGATGCCAACTCAAACGTGCCGCCGGATTGCGCAGGTACAGGCGCCAGCTCCAGAACGCCCCTGCGATAATCGCCGCACACAACCAGCCCCACGCCCTTATGAAATCACTGGCGTTGAGCATTGCCAAGGTCAGCCCCGGCAAGTCCTGCCGCGCCTGAGAAAACGCACTCACCACCTGCGGCACCACGTAACTGAGCAGGAAAATCACGATGCCGATCGACACCAGACCGACCACACCCGGATAGATAAACGCGGTGAGAATCTTGCCGCGCAGGTTGTTGCGCTCCTCGATGTAATCCGCCAGCCGCTCCATGACCTGAGCCAGATCACCAGACTCCTCCCCGGCCGCAATCAAAGCGCGGTAAATCTCGGGAAAGTCCCGTGGCCGCGCGGCCAGAGATTCGGCCAGACGCATACCGCTGCGCACATCCGCACGAACAGCACTGAGCGTATGGGCGATGTGCTTTTTCTCGGCCTGCTCGACCGTGGCACTCAGCGCTGCTTCCAACGGTAGACTGGCGCCGAGCAGGCTCGCCAGTTGCCGCGTGGCCCAGGCCAGATCGTTGTCCGAGAGCTTGGCGCTGAACAACCCACCGCCACCGTGTTGGGCAACGTTGCTTTCCTTGTGCACTGACAATGCGGTCAAACCGCGCCCGCGTAATGTTGTGAACGCGGCAGCCTGGCTGTCCGCCTCAAGGTGCCCGGATTCAATCTTGCCGGTCGCGTCGGCGGCTTCAAAACGATAGCGATTCATCAGGCGTCCCGTGTCACACGGAGGATTTCTTCAGGGGCGGTGGCGCCGCTGCGGATCCAGCGTTCACCGTCCTCACGCAGGCTGAACATCCCGGCTTTCGCGGCTGATGCGCGCAAGGCCTGCTCCCCTGCCCCTTGGTGAATCAGTGTGCGGATGTCGTCGTCGATGCAGAACAACTCGTGAATGCCGGTACGGCCGCTGTAGCCGGTTTGATTGCACGCTGGGCAGCCGACCGGGCGCCAAGTGCCCGGTGCCGTTGGGTCTTCCTGTTTGCATTGATTACAGAGGCGACGCACCAGTCGCTGCGCCAAAACTCCGAGCATCGACGAGGCCAGCAAAAACGGTTCGACGCCCATGTCGATCAAGCGGTTGACCGCCGACACCGCGTCGTTGGTGTGCAAGGTTGCCAACACCAAATGCCCGGTCAGCGACGCTTGCACGGCGATTTGTGCGGTTTCGAGATCGCGGATTTCGCCGATCATGATGATGTCCGGGTCTTGGCGCAGGATCGCCCGCAGCGCCAGGGCGAAGGTCATATCGATTTTGGCGTTGACCTGAATCTGGCTGATGCCCGGCAGGTCGTATTCCACCGGGTCTTCAACAGTGAGAATGTTGCTGGTACTCGCATCGAGCCGCGCCAGTGCAGCGTACAGGCTGGTGGTTTTGCCGCTGCCCGTGGGCCCGGTGACCAGCACAATGCCGTGGGGCTGGCGGATCAAATGATCAAGTTTGGCCAACACCTGCACGTCCATGCCGAGGGTTTCCAGATGCAGACGTCCGGCCTGTTTGTCGAGCAGACGCATCACTACCCTTTCGCCATGCCCGGTCGGCACCGTTGAAACACGAATATCGATCGGTCGTCCCGCCACGCGCAGGGCGATGCGACCGTCCTGCGGCAGGCGTTTTTCGGCGATATCGAGTTGCGCCATGATCTTGATCCGCGACACCAACGCACCGTGTAACGCCTTGCGCGGCGAGACCACATCGCGCAGGGTTCCGTCGACCCGATAGCGCACCACCGAATGGGTTTCGAACGGCTCGATGTGAATGTCACTGGCCTCGTCGCGCGCCGCTTGGGTCAGCAGCGCGTTGATCATGCGAATCACCGGCGCACCGTCCTGGGTGTCGAGCAGGTCAGTGATTTCCGGCATGTCCTGCATCAGTCGGTCGAGGTCGACTTCGTTTTCTGCAGCGCCGACCACTGCCGCCGCACTACCGGTGTCGGCGTAAGCACTGGCGAGCAAGCCATCGAGCTCGTCATCGCGCACCCGCTGAATAGTGGTCGCGCCGAACTGCCGTCGCGCTTCACTGATCGACCAGCCTGGCGTCGACGGGCACACCGTCAACACGCCATCGCACAACAAAATCCGCTGCGCCTTGGCCCAGGCGTAAGGCAGCGAACTCATCTCAAGCCCTCCCCAATTCCTGTAGGAGCTGCCGAAGGCTGCGATCTTTTGATCTTTGGCCGTTTGGGGCCGTCGAAGAGCA contains these protein-coding regions:
- a CDS encoding filamentous haemagglutinin family protein, whose product is MLARPSRRSTRVQPQQRLVVDPALWMLKPLAQAIALCLVAGSAEAATAFSSGWFAAKGAAQQASAARPSTGGLPGMTPPLAQQQKANQQLQRSIQTLNNTVAAIAAQQAAQAAGRATALGSVQFVPDGLAEGGLKVDNSLTQGWQNAKGPQQTQADGKTTVKIEQTADKAILNWETFNVGRNTSVEFAQQANWAVLNRVNDPSARASQIQGQIKGDGTVMLINRNGIVFSGTSQVNVRNLVAAAANITDIQFRDRGLYFDSSASQPTFTDAVGKVLVERGASIETARPAKSTDAGGYALLLGSEVQNDGSINTAKGQTVLGAGDRFYIRKGSGTEGNGFSTTFGNEVTPGFKAASVAGKVSNNGLIQAATGDITLTGHEVVQNGVLLASTSVATRGTIHLLNPATDTQGSVTLGQGSATAIMLDSSDLTALDSQHQSALTAVTPTNSIRSDQSRIDIQSGGSVEFQNGSITLATGGQIAVAAQRRSLVRDGALIDVSGAIGVKVAMESNSIKINVQGNEQRDASGNRDKAALNSNDVWVDVRELVYVPAGTNGYATDRWYTAGGLLEVGGYLGTQGHSIGEWMAQGGTVNFAGNDVVTEKGSLINLSGGTLDVQSGEIRQSWLRGADGHLYELSKAPGDLLYSGLYNGYEDSSERWGQTSYYYNPLIAPTKRLEAGYTVGRDAGQLVIGTRNAVLDGQLLGQVYQGERQTQAPRAVLDGYAQRQTALARRGQLIVGGYDAAYVAAAGGVLYGLSPLLDQVQIGIERPLGDNDAGLTGVVSEARNGKLFLDAAQLSDWQLGALKVAAKEHIGVDGAVTVGNGGDITLYAPQVQVNADLIARGGSLHVGNVLNQLNTDRVTDTRIVAPAGTTTGVRVAEKVQLDTRGLWSNLRTDPDDASSLAYLDGGVISIRSSGDIEIGTGSLLDVSSGGAILANGKTRGGKGGDMTLESSALSAPGDSHLRLAGQLRGYGVTGGGSLLIQAGNVLIGQTDKDLADNTLQLQADLFDKGFSAYNLIGLNRLDVADNTLIDVLMPVYRFADAAASQASGVAPQQALELWTPTLYQDNPGKAQLTQRAGASLSLQAGSSEVALSDPARNALTLGQGSRISVDPGQSINVRGAGQITVDGELNAWGGIIDIRQQQFGSMNVAEASQVADKDAHNRTIWIGDHAVLDVAGRAATGVDALGRVYGLVGKGGSIIIGGETDARKATATAADAYVVVRNGARLDASGAQALLDIAGQGPTAVATDGGRISLSSYNGLFIDGDLRAAAGGVGAAGGRLEIALETPSYLRSDASNEVRVPREIIISQQTADALLPADVQPGEAAPALQYGRARLSADRLMAGGFDNLSVLSNGLLSFDGDVNLHMQQSLSLYAGAISLAEGAQDNARIDLSAPYLRLSGTGKYFEAPGNLRPRVMNTPTTRVSMGQFNASADQLDLSNSLSFGTAGNIVQLTGADLQVTRRGFDQVSLQSRGDLRFLAPTGYVEKTELWTPGDLNLRAAQIYPASDVTAEVRVGYQSVIPGADPARTLRISSSGAAPAALPYSVFGNLTLAAGRIEQGGVIRAPMGMISLGGETVVNTRELHLLPGSVTSVSAAGLVMPYGGTTDGIDYRYAGKSVQLKGISADTAGVTLTSRYVDVQSGALIDLSGGGDLRGAGFVSGRGGSTDARYNPLVRNANDGTFSLPGLASNPVYAIVPGNQSDYAPMLAEAGAVDPRIGQQITLGAGVPGLAAGTYTLLPSTFALLPGAFRVEVNGQATAGVSNDALQMRNGSWTRSGQMSIANTGLRNSLPSQVILTSADVLRRYSQYNETGFSQFIQSDATRRGVPRALAPMDGKSLNLYLMPGAEQDVALDFNGRALFAPAAGGVVGTATVRGAMDFEILGAGHSRTDGFTGVSLYADSLNGLNAGRLTLGAQPLIDYSGAGNIISFTGYTTSITLREGAMLSAPEVLLRTARSDGGITLEAGSGINTLGRGNAPYDSSSGFIYQPGAAALLMVSNGWTNVLAPAVAEGTSGAGDIRIGKCPTTVCNNPTLLYSNGSITAATDKQFELDESVRFGTRHLALAVGAVNAGSAEALSAAGNRVPTGLTLNQNVLDRLLRGDTQFAAPALETLSLTSRDAFNFYGNVSLDTLDAQTGVSKLQNLIFTTPAIYGLGESADVASIRTANLIWNGASQHPGAVITGGAGTGRGTLDIQAQRIEFGYGPNPQASGLEQNNRLALGFANVNLSASERITANHKGSLAVYQEQGAYDPVKGYVYSGGNLNLSTPLLTGEAASVNLLKAGNNLTLTGAGTPAAANALGAELTLDARSVVLDSRITLASGKLLVKSEGDLTLADGASVDMAGRTLPFNDVSKYSWGGDVALYSSHGNIRQAAGSRIDLSAQNNQAGTLSAVALASDAGMVDLQGQILGTSSGHYDAGGTWVPYKSAGVDIRAQHLNGDASQQFAALNQRLNAGQVFGSRSLQLKQGDLLIGDGLKAGEVNVSVDNGSLTVAGLIDASGERVGNIRLSAKNGLTLAGNAVLDAHGRVLRVDSYGKIIDAPNRATVELNSAAGLLTLGAGARIDLRHGTDAVRGTLPGQSDGLLRGTLELNAPRLGADDIAIDASGALSIQGARSIGLNATRRYTDATDGVDPAASGRPYQVIDQAYFDRIHADSSAFIDAALANRNLLQNKLAGLNNATYADAFHLRPGVEIASKTADGDLVVQGDVDLSGYRYASLNPHTQKTAVYGSGEAGSLVMRAGGNLDIHGSLNDGFAPPPETVDDAGWKLLPGIQPFGGDLIVPTAGVTLAEGTLFPAGVTLNYDVPLQAATLPTGTLLPTEATLAGPYTLSAGTVLAAAVHDATGQLLYAAGTLLADSVTLPAGSRLGAGIRLNNVTAIGAVRWPKGVPLPGNVEAGTNAIKGVRLSGSLALLRGSLIPSMTDVVLADGTAFIELRPLSGTQQGRNWAVASMLPAGSASWSMRVVAGADLSAADSRAIKPLSSDGHLRLADTHYGLKVTEKPPTLVWGDGNLGGFTPGEPVPDDLKDWCDWAPNSCVPAPRWAWAPDNWLGMPAGSPMSDDDVASWCGAFPELCVENKPGITVKTRTQMFSVLRTGTGDLDVLAAGDLSMDSPFGVYTAGTQSQDVDPLYNQPRGRLSDNGSVLGSGGSDYEKWVSGNDSLYQAWYPQMGGNLTINAGGSISGDVLGRRGYSQNMDTPEQVPSVAVGNWLWRQGTGSSDVPTAWWINFGSYATQPLPDQSVDTGPFLVGFTGFGTLGGGNINLRAGADAGMLKAMGGSGNSNLYPRGQGLIVAVGSTGRVGSDGTLQLTGGGDMDIRVGGSVNPSLQARAGQNGIGIAQHDLQGALINLRGAAQLTGGALGGINLQYGAAAPVQDVREVRPYDPFTATLGSASGGLVLIPGDSAMSLNTRGDLVLGGAADPGRVRLQNSTSFTTEDGVAHDGGGLSGFSLWTDHTAINLFSAGGNLTPSTQLGETTGQGPVTARNTSPTDGRFVYPSILRAVAAQGSIYAGPSAVYSQGSGVVPATSYSLLLAPSDAGQLELLAQDSIYAGGYAINQSGASPLAIATPFAPAFNGYGSSTSATPIMTNLNSDGVSADKNVRYPLFAFGPNSYSGLSDVQAPARFYALTGDLVGVRSGETLTFNLSRRTWYEAAGPVWMLAGRDIVASGTFLGQPATAPNAEMGTPRTEGIASTGNLFVHNDARDISRVSAGRDILYSSFDIAGPGVLDINAGRNILMEDRASITSIGPVVAGDNRPGASIVMQAGVGAQGPGYAAFIARYLNRQNVARPDQSLSAQPGKVVKTYLDELQSWLTLGYGFKGSDEQAQAYYAALPSTEQAIFARQVYFAELRAGGLEYNDVDGPRKGSYLRGRNAIAALFPTTDVAGNPIRYDGDITMYGGAGVKTLFGGDIQMLTPGGGQVFGIEGAAPPSTAGIITQGSGNIQLYSQGSILLGQSRIMTTFGGSILGWSAEGDINAGRGSKTTVVYTPPKRVYDTWGNVTLSPSVPSTGAGIATLNPIAEVAPGDIDLIAPLGTIDAGEAGIRVSGNVNIAALTVVNAANISVQGKATGVPVVSAVNTGAITSASSAASSATQAAEDVARQQQAASRQNQASVFTVQVLSFGNEQLAPSRDGASRVPAPGYNPNSPVQVLGAGALDEQAKQQLTEEERGQLTL